The sequence tgtgtttttcctttacgTTTCACAATAGGCGGATCACACAATGACTCCCGACTATTTGGAAGGCCTTCTACTGTTTCTACGtctcttgtaatattttcatttggTGATGTTTCTAACTCCACCATTCTCAACTGCCAAATAATTTATCATCTGATTTTTTTTAACGCCTTGTTAAGCAATCAACAGCAACTCAGTCGTCCAGAAGACTAGCTCACTTGGTTAATTCATCATCACTGCCTTGCAGTCTGTTCTCACATCTGCTCGCTGTCTTTTCCTTTGTTCAACCGGCTTAGCTCTAGTGTCTCGCAGCCCTTGACGCGAACAACAAAAGCTTCGTCCTATCACTTCAAAAGGTTCGACTCTGGACTTGTTTGTAGAATGCCAACGGATACTAAATCCAGTTTTACCTGCAAACCGGTTATAGAAATCATATGCATCATCTAGTGATTCAAACTCTTGTCCAACAGAAATAAGATTTATTTCCTTTTCCGTCAATTCTTTCACATTGTTTGCTGCAATTTCCTTATCATGAAGTTCATCATCATTTTCTCTATCAAGTAAATTAATGTTCCCATTATCTTCAATATACGTTTCTTCATCAAAATTTTTTATCCCATCTTCAAACGAATACATATTCTCTACTTGAAAATCTGTATGCAACTCTGTATAACATGAAAAGAAATTATACTCCCCCCGTCCTTAATaagatgacctagttgtagtttgcacaaattttaagacaaggaggaaagtggagtatatttaactattttttacaattatacccttatgggcaataattagtaaaatttagaaacgatttat comes from Papaver somniferum cultivar HN1 chromosome 7, ASM357369v1, whole genome shotgun sequence and encodes:
- the LOC113296174 gene encoding protein FAR1-RELATED SEQUENCE 6-like is translated as MYSFEDGIKNFDEETYIEDNGNINLLDRENDDELHDKEIAANNVKELTEKEINLISVGQEFESLDDAYDFYNRFAGKTGFSIRWHSTNKSRVEPFEVIGRSFCCSRQGLRDTRAKPVEQRKRQRADVRTDCKAVMMN